The following are encoded in a window of Ferribacterium limneticum genomic DNA:
- a CDS encoding GH36-type glycosyl hydrolase domain-containing protein: MKSSQSVFEYFRQLARGFGDSDWSAAQPVEEAPLRAALYSADQMAQHGKALAAAHRLAAGTVSDRLLGRLAANENTLVDVCRRLTSVATEKRRITPAGEWLLDNFYLIEEQIRTAKRHLPKGYSRELPRLASGPSAGHPRVYDIALETVAHGDGRVDPETLSRFVAAYQTVTDLRLGELWAIPIMLRLAVIENLRRVGVRIAAGWEERNLAEVWADKMIEAAEHDPKNLILTIADMARSQPPMVSAFVAELARRLQGRGPALALPLTWIEQHLAESGLTIAQMVQTENQLQAANQVSISNSIGSLRVIGAMDWKTFVETQSIVEQTLLNDPGGVYGQMDFATRDRYRHATEAIARKTDLSEGALAAKVVELARMGAQGDEGGPVGHVGFYLVGAGVLVLEASVEVRQTFFESVGRAASRMPLTIYLGGVTVIAGLLSTSLIMRAIPVGLPLWAMILLGLLALLATSQLAVSLVNWLASLLVPPHPLPKMDFSKGIPPSSRTLVVIPTMLTSVAAIDSLIEALEVRFLANRDPSLHFALLTDFLDADQETLPEDAALMQLAAQKIDELNLKFGQKIGLTVASIFFLFHRPRRWNPQERVWMGYERKRGKLADLNALLMNGRRDGFSLIAGDTTALAGTRYVITLDTDTQLPRDTARQFVGTMAHPLNRPDFDETLQRVVSGYGILQPRVAVSLPGTNRSLLARLYGGEPGIDPYTRAVSDVYQDVFGEGSFIGKGIYDIEAFERTLGGCFPENRVLSHDLLEGCYARAGLLSDVQLFEDCPASYRADVIRRHRWLRGDWQLLGWLFRTVPGEGMCRHKNPLSNLSQWKLIDNLRRSLVPAALSVLLVLGWTVLAPVAWWTVSILGILVVPPIFAALLDASRKPEEILLRQHLAAVAGSAWRHFRQLGFELACLPYEAWFSLDAIARTLWRLLVSHRRLLEWNPSSEVERQMAGRQRAHHSELLACLRSMWIGPLLAGGLGAWLVLASQEEMLIATPVLLLWLSSPLIAWWLSRPLAAHKAHLTAEQGFFLRRIARRTWAFFDHFAGPDDNWLAPDNYQEYRVAAIAHRTSPTNMGLALLANLGAWDFGYITTGRLLERTANTLRTMVGLERYRGHFYNWYDTQTLQPLPLLYVSTVDSGNLAGHLLTLRGGLLELADAPILQPRLLAGLNDTLGLLAESAEEAVAGTLGAWRKLLDTAMLNPPPTISAMARLLRQLGEGADELLSEVEASFVVVDESIPENEAAEWARALVRQLAEARAELEHLAPWLSLPPAPAGLEVFARIANEAALPTLRGLARLVTERCPDIETHLAMELSAEQRSWLIELSRKIVLAGNVASQRIALIDALAEQSGELAQMDYDFLFDKARHLLTIGYNVAERRVDTSYYDLLASEARLCNFVAIAQGQLPQESWFSLGRLLTGTGGEPALLSWSGSMFEYLMPMLVMPNYENTLLDQTCKAAVARQIEYGKQRGVPWGVSESGYNTVDLHLNYQYRAFGVPGLGLKRGLAEDLVIAPYASALALMVAPEAACLNLQRMADEGFVGKYGFFEAIDYTTARQRRGQSHVVVRSFMAHHQGMSLLALDYLLLNQPMQRRFVADRLFQAILLLLQERIPKATTLFSHTAELADARSVSSIDETPIRVFTTPDTLVPEVQLLSNGRYHVMVTNAGGGYSRWNDLAVTRWREDGTRDNWGSFCYIRELASGSVWSTAYQPTLKRPDHYEAIFSEGRAEFRRRDSLDGDDGEFETYTDIVVSPEDDIELRRTRITNRSRQRREIEVTSYAEAVIAPAAADELHPAFSNLFVQTEILHRRNAVLCTRRPRSLTEQAPWMLHLMAVHDAASGAVSYETDRARFIGRTRSTAQPQAMVEPGKLSGTHGSVLDPIVAIRHRIVLEPEQSVTIDVVTGITENRALALGLVEKYQDRHLADRVFELTWTHSQVVLRQLNASEADAQLYARLASSVIHANASLRADASVLMRNQRGQSGLWGYAISGDLPIVLLQIGDAANIDLVRQLVQAHAYWRLKGLVVDLVIWNEDHAGYRQRLQDQIMGLIASGIEASVIDKPGGIFVRLAEQISSEDRILLQSVARAVINDCRGSLAEQLDLRSPPESRVPRLVASRRYRPEAPPAATVSGLDLQFYNGLGGFAGDGREYVITLAAGHTTPAPWANVLANPQFGTVISESGSAYTWSDNAHEFRLTPWHNDPVSDGGGEAIYLRDEETGHVWSPTPLPVRGAMPYVVRHGFGVTSFETSVGGIRSELKVYVAIDAPVKFSILKLANISGRPRKISATGYVEWVLGDLRAKTAMHVTTEIATGSGALLARNPYSPEFSGRVAFFDVDEVSRTLTGDRNEFIGRNGSLGEPSALKRARLSGKVGAGLDPCGAIQMAVELADGEERELIFRLGVGHSSDEANHLIQRFRGSLAGRMALEAVELYWTQSLGAVQVETPDPALDVLANGWLVYQTLACRIWARSGYYQSGGAFGFRDQLQDMMALVHTEPGLVREHLLLCAGRQFAEGDVQHWWHPPAGRGVRTRCSDDYLWLPLAVCRYVQTTADTGVLDERSNFLEGRPVNPEDDSYYDLPVRSGEVASLYEHCVRAIRHGLRFGAHGLPLIGSGDWNDGMSRVGILGKGESVWLAFFLHDVLRQFSSVATIHGDPAFAEFCQGEAARLHQNIEEQGWDGAWYRRAYFDDGTPLGSSTSPECRIDSISQSWAVLSGVANAARGQMAMQAVDEHLVRRQARLIQLLDPPFNKSQLDPGYIRGYVPGVRENGGQYTHGAIWAAMAFASLGDRERAWELTAMINPVNHARSETAVATYKAEPYVMAADVYALAPHTGRGGWTWYSGSAGWMYRLLVESLLGLRLDGTKLHLSPCLPADWPGFKMRYRYRATIFHITVQQMPAGPELTGNTFVVDGVEQTERAISLVDDLAEHQVVIRL; this comes from the coding sequence TTGAAATCCAGCCAATCGGTTTTTGAGTATTTTCGCCAACTGGCACGAGGCTTCGGGGATAGCGACTGGTCGGCCGCTCAGCCTGTTGAAGAGGCGCCCTTGCGCGCCGCCTTGTACAGCGCCGACCAGATGGCGCAGCACGGCAAGGCGCTGGCCGCGGCACACCGGCTCGCTGCCGGCACCGTCAGCGACCGCCTGCTCGGCCGGCTGGCCGCCAACGAAAATACACTGGTCGATGTCTGTCGCCGACTGACTTCCGTTGCTACCGAAAAACGCCGGATCACGCCGGCTGGCGAATGGCTGCTCGACAACTTCTACCTGATCGAAGAGCAGATTCGCACCGCCAAGCGCCACCTGCCCAAAGGTTACAGCCGCGAACTGCCGCGCCTGGCCAGCGGGCCATCGGCCGGGCATCCGCGCGTGTACGACATTGCCCTGGAAACGGTGGCGCATGGCGACGGGCGGGTCGATCCGGAAACCCTGAGCCGCTTCGTCGCCGCTTATCAAACGGTCACCGACCTGCGCCTCGGCGAGCTGTGGGCGATCCCCATCATGCTGCGCCTGGCCGTCATCGAAAACTTGCGCCGGGTCGGCGTGCGCATCGCCGCCGGCTGGGAGGAGCGCAACCTGGCCGAGGTGTGGGCGGACAAGATGATCGAGGCCGCCGAGCATGACCCGAAGAACCTGATTCTGACCATCGCCGACATGGCCCGTTCGCAGCCGCCGATGGTCAGCGCCTTCGTTGCCGAACTGGCCCGTCGCCTGCAGGGGCGCGGTCCGGCGCTGGCCTTGCCGCTGACCTGGATCGAACAGCATCTGGCCGAATCCGGCCTGACCATTGCCCAGATGGTGCAGACCGAGAACCAGTTGCAGGCGGCCAATCAGGTCTCGATCAGCAACAGCATCGGCAGCCTGCGCGTCATCGGCGCGATGGACTGGAAGACCTTCGTCGAAACGCAGAGCATCGTCGAGCAGACGTTGCTCAATGATCCCGGCGGCGTTTATGGCCAGATGGATTTTGCGACGCGCGACCGCTATCGCCACGCCACCGAAGCGATTGCCCGCAAGACCGATCTGTCCGAAGGCGCGCTCGCCGCCAAGGTGGTTGAACTGGCCCGGATGGGCGCTCAAGGCGACGAGGGCGGGCCGGTCGGGCACGTCGGTTTCTATCTGGTCGGGGCGGGCGTGCTGGTGCTCGAAGCCTCGGTCGAAGTTCGCCAAACGTTCTTTGAGAGTGTCGGTCGGGCAGCGAGTCGCATGCCACTGACCATCTACCTGGGCGGCGTCACCGTGATCGCCGGCCTGCTCTCCACCAGCCTGATCATGCGCGCCATTCCCGTCGGCTTGCCGCTGTGGGCGATGATTTTGCTCGGGCTGCTCGCCCTGCTGGCGACCAGCCAGCTGGCTGTGTCGCTGGTGAACTGGCTGGCCAGCCTGCTCGTGCCGCCGCATCCGCTGCCGAAAATGGATTTTTCCAAAGGCATTCCGCCAAGCTCGCGAACGCTGGTCGTCATCCCGACCATGCTGACCAGCGTGGCCGCCATCGACAGCCTGATCGAGGCGCTGGAAGTCCGCTTCCTGGCCAACCGCGATCCCAGCCTGCACTTCGCGCTGCTCACCGATTTTCTCGATGCTGATCAGGAAACGCTGCCGGAAGACGCCGCCCTGATGCAGTTGGCGGCGCAAAAGATCGACGAACTGAATTTGAAATTTGGGCAAAAAATCGGGTTGACCGTAGCAAGCATCTTTTTCCTGTTCCACCGGCCGCGCCGCTGGAATCCGCAGGAACGGGTCTGGATGGGCTACGAACGCAAGCGCGGCAAGCTGGCCGACCTCAATGCGCTGCTCATGAATGGCCGGCGCGACGGCTTTTCGCTGATCGCCGGCGATACCACCGCGCTGGCCGGCACGCGCTATGTCATCACGCTTGATACCGACACCCAGTTGCCGCGCGATACGGCGCGCCAGTTCGTCGGGACCATGGCGCATCCGCTCAATCGCCCGGATTTTGACGAAACGCTGCAGCGCGTCGTCAGTGGCTACGGCATCCTGCAGCCGCGCGTTGCCGTCAGCCTGCCGGGTACCAACCGCTCGCTGCTCGCCCGGCTCTATGGCGGCGAACCGGGCATCGACCCCTACACCCGCGCCGTCTCGGATGTTTATCAGGACGTTTTCGGCGAAGGTTCCTTCATCGGCAAGGGCATCTACGACATCGAAGCCTTCGAACGTACGCTGGGTGGCTGTTTCCCCGAAAACCGCGTGCTCAGCCACGATCTGCTCGAAGGTTGTTATGCCCGGGCCGGCCTGCTCAGCGACGTGCAGTTGTTCGAAGATTGCCCGGCCAGCTACCGGGCTGACGTCATTCGTCGCCATCGCTGGTTGCGCGGTGACTGGCAGCTGCTTGGCTGGCTGTTCCGCACGGTGCCGGGCGAGGGCATGTGCCGGCATAAAAATCCGCTGTCGAACCTGTCGCAGTGGAAACTCATCGACAACCTGCGGCGCAGCCTCGTCCCGGCTGCCCTGAGCGTGCTGCTCGTGCTCGGCTGGACGGTGCTCGCCCCGGTTGCCTGGTGGACCGTATCGATCCTCGGCATCCTGGTCGTGCCGCCGATTTTTGCCGCCTTGCTTGATGCCAGCCGAAAACCAGAGGAAATCCTGCTCCGCCAGCATCTGGCTGCGGTGGCCGGTTCGGCCTGGCGCCATTTCCGGCAGCTTGGTTTCGAGCTGGCCTGTCTGCCCTACGAAGCCTGGTTCAGCCTCGATGCCATCGCCCGCACCCTCTGGCGCCTGCTCGTGTCGCATCGTCGCCTGCTCGAATGGAATCCGTCGAGCGAGGTCGAGCGCCAGATGGCCGGGCGCCAACGGGCACATCACAGCGAGCTGCTCGCCTGCCTGCGCAGCATGTGGATCGGCCCGCTGCTGGCCGGCGGACTGGGTGCCTGGCTGGTGCTCGCCAGTCAGGAAGAAATGCTCATTGCCACGCCGGTCCTCCTGCTCTGGCTGAGCTCGCCGCTCATCGCCTGGTGGCTGAGTCGCCCGCTGGCTGCCCACAAGGCCCACCTGACGGCCGAGCAGGGCTTCTTCCTGCGCCGCATCGCCCGGCGCACCTGGGCCTTTTTCGACCATTTCGCCGGGCCGGACGACAACTGGCTGGCACCGGACAATTATCAGGAATACCGGGTCGCCGCCATCGCCCACCGTACCTCGCCGACCAATATGGGCCTGGCCCTGCTGGCCAACCTGGGCGCCTGGGATTTTGGTTACATCACCACCGGCAGGCTGCTCGAGCGGACCGCCAACACGCTGCGCACCATGGTCGGCCTGGAGCGTTATCGCGGCCATTTCTACAACTGGTACGACACGCAGACCCTGCAACCGCTGCCGCTGCTTTACGTGTCGACGGTCGACAGCGGCAACCTGGCCGGCCATCTGCTGACCCTGCGCGGTGGCCTGCTCGAACTGGCCGACGCGCCGATATTGCAGCCACGCTTGCTGGCCGGCCTCAACGACACGCTCGGCCTGCTCGCCGAGAGCGCCGAAGAAGCCGTCGCCGGAACGCTGGGCGCCTGGCGCAAGCTGCTCGATACGGCGATGCTGAATCCGCCGCCGACCATTTCGGCCATGGCTCGACTACTCCGGCAACTCGGCGAGGGCGCCGACGAATTGCTCAGCGAGGTTGAAGCCAGCTTTGTCGTGGTCGATGAAAGCATTCCGGAAAACGAGGCCGCCGAATGGGCCCGGGCACTCGTTCGGCAACTGGCCGAAGCGCGGGCCGAACTGGAACATCTCGCCCCCTGGCTGAGCCTGCCGCCTGCCCCGGCCGGGCTCGAGGTTTTTGCCCGGATCGCCAACGAGGCCGCCTTGCCGACCCTGCGCGGCCTGGCTCGACTGGTCACTGAGCGTTGCCCGGATATCGAGACGCATCTGGCGATGGAGTTGAGCGCCGAACAACGCAGCTGGCTGATCGAGCTATCCCGCAAGATTGTGCTGGCCGGCAATGTGGCGAGCCAAAGAATCGCCCTGATCGACGCACTCGCCGAGCAATCCGGCGAACTGGCGCAGATGGATTACGACTTCCTGTTCGACAAGGCGCGCCACCTTTTGACCATCGGCTACAACGTCGCCGAACGCCGGGTCGATACCAGCTACTACGACCTGCTCGCCTCCGAAGCCCGGCTGTGTAACTTCGTCGCCATCGCCCAGGGGCAGTTGCCGCAGGAAAGCTGGTTCTCGCTCGGTCGCCTGCTCACCGGCACCGGCGGCGAACCGGCGCTGCTGTCGTGGAGCGGCTCGATGTTCGAGTACCTGATGCCGATGCTGGTCATGCCCAATTACGAAAACACCTTGCTCGACCAGACCTGCAAGGCCGCCGTGGCGCGGCAGATCGAGTACGGCAAGCAGCGCGGCGTGCCGTGGGGCGTTTCCGAATCGGGCTACAACACGGTCGATCTGCATCTCAACTATCAGTACCGTGCCTTTGGCGTGCCGGGACTGGGCCTCAAGCGCGGGCTGGCCGAAGATCTGGTCATCGCGCCCTATGCCTCGGCGCTGGCCCTGATGGTGGCGCCGGAAGCGGCCTGCCTCAACCTGCAGCGCATGGCCGACGAAGGTTTTGTCGGCAAATACGGCTTCTTCGAAGCCATCGATTACACGACTGCCCGCCAGCGGCGTGGCCAGTCGCATGTTGTCGTCCGTTCCTTCATGGCCCACCACCAGGGCATGAGCCTGCTGGCGCTGGATTACCTGCTGCTCAATCAGCCGATGCAGCGTCGCTTTGTCGCTGACCGCCTGTTCCAGGCCATCCTGCTCCTGCTTCAGGAGCGCATCCCCAAGGCCACGACGCTGTTCTCGCACACGGCCGAACTGGCCGACGCGCGTTCGGTTTCGAGCATCGACGAAACGCCGATCCGCGTCTTCACCACCCCGGATACGCTGGTTCCGGAAGTCCAGTTGCTGTCGAATGGCCGTTACCACGTCATGGTGACCAATGCCGGCGGCGGCTACAGCCGCTGGAACGATCTGGCCGTCACCCGCTGGCGTGAAGACGGCACCCGCGACAACTGGGGCAGCTTCTGCTACATCCGCGAACTGGCCAGCGGCAGCGTGTGGTCGACGGCTTATCAGCCGACGCTCAAACGGCCGGATCATTACGAGGCGATCTTCTCCGAAGGACGCGCCGAATTCCGCCGGCGTGATTCGCTCGACGGCGACGATGGCGAGTTCGAGACCTACACCGACATCGTCGTCTCGCCCGAGGACGACATCGAACTCCGGCGGACCCGCATCACCAACCGCTCACGCCAGCGCCGCGAGATCGAAGTGACGAGCTATGCCGAGGCGGTCATCGCGCCGGCGGCGGCCGACGAGCTGCACCCGGCCTTCAGCAACCTGTTTGTGCAGACGGAAATCCTGCACAGGCGCAATGCCGTGCTGTGCACCCGGCGGCCGCGTTCGCTGACCGAACAGGCGCCGTGGATGCTGCACCTGATGGCCGTGCATGACGCGGCTTCAGGTGCCGTTTCCTACGAAACCGATCGCGCCCGCTTCATCGGCCGCACCCGTTCCACGGCCCAGCCGCAGGCCATGGTCGAACCCGGCAAATTGTCCGGCACCCATGGCTCCGTGCTCGACCCCATCGTCGCCATCCGCCATCGCATCGTGCTCGAACCCGAGCAATCGGTGACCATCGATGTGGTGACCGGCATTACCGAAAACCGCGCCCTGGCGCTCGGCCTGGTCGAGAAATACCAGGACCGGCACCTCGCCGACCGCGTCTTCGAACTGACCTGGACGCACAGCCAGGTCGTCCTGCGCCAGCTCAACGCCAGCGAGGCCGATGCCCAGCTTTACGCCCGCCTGGCCAGCTCGGTCATCCATGCCAACGCCTCGCTGCGGGCCGATGCCTCGGTACTCATGCGCAACCAGCGCGGCCAGTCCGGCCTCTGGGGCTACGCCATTTCCGGCGACCTGCCGATCGTCCTGCTGCAGATCGGCGACGCGGCCAATATCGATCTCGTCCGCCAGCTGGTCCAGGCTCACGCCTACTGGCGCCTCAAAGGGCTGGTCGTCGATCTGGTGATCTGGAACGAGGACCACGCCGGCTATCGCCAGCGGCTGCAGGATCAGATCATGGGACTGATCGCCTCGGGCATCGAAGCCAGCGTCATCGATAAGCCGGGCGGCATTTTCGTGCGGCTGGCCGAACAGATTTCGAGCGAGGACCGCATCCTGCTGCAATCGGTGGCGCGCGCCGTGATCAACGATTGTCGCGGCTCGCTGGCCGAACAGCTCGACCTGCGCAGCCCGCCCGAATCGCGCGTGCCGCGTCTGGTCGCCAGTCGGCGCTATCGTCCGGAAGCGCCGCCGGCCGCGACGGTGAGCGGCCTTGACCTGCAGTTTTACAACGGCCTCGGCGGCTTTGCCGGCGATGGCCGGGAATATGTCATCACGCTGGCCGCCGGCCACACCACGCCGGCGCCGTGGGCCAATGTGCTGGCCAATCCGCAGTTCGGCACGGTGATTTCGGAAAGCGGCAGCGCCTACACCTGGAGCGACAACGCCCACGAATTCCGCCTGACGCCGTGGCATAACGACCCGGTCAGCGATGGTGGCGGCGAAGCCATCTACCTGCGCGACGAGGAAACCGGCCACGTCTGGTCGCCGACGCCCTTGCCGGTCCGCGGTGCCATGCCTTACGTGGTCCGCCACGGTTTTGGCGTGACCAGCTTTGAAACCTCGGTCGGCGGCATACGCTCCGAACTCAAGGTCTATGTCGCCATCGACGCGCCGGTCAAATTCTCGATTTTAAAATTGGCCAATATTTCCGGTCGACCGCGGAAGATCTCGGCGACCGGCTATGTCGAGTGGGTGCTCGGTGATTTGCGGGCCAAAACGGCCATGCATGTCACCACCGAGATCGCCACCGGCAGCGGCGCGCTGCTGGCGCGCAATCCCTACAGCCCCGAGTTTTCGGGACGCGTCGCCTTCTTCGATGTCGATGAAGTGAGCCGCACGCTGACCGGCGACCGCAACGAATTCATCGGCCGCAACGGTTCGCTGGGTGAGCCATCGGCGCTCAAACGGGCCCGCCTTTCCGGCAAGGTCGGCGCCGGGCTGGACCCCTGCGGCGCCATCCAGATGGCGGTTGAACTGGCCGACGGCGAGGAACGCGAGCTCATCTTCCGCCTCGGCGTCGGGCACAGCAGCGACGAAGCCAACCATTTGATTCAGCGCTTCCGTGGCTCGCTGGCGGGGCGCATGGCGCTCGAAGCGGTCGAGCTGTACTGGACGCAGTCGCTCGGCGCCGTTCAGGTCGAAACGCCCGACCCGGCGCTTGATGTGCTGGCCAATGGCTGGCTCGTCTATCAGACGCTGGCCTGCCGGATCTGGGCGCGCAGCGGCTATTACCAGTCGGGCGGCGCCTTCGGCTTCCGCGACCAGTTGCAGGACATGATGGCGCTGGTTCATACCGAGCCGGGGCTGGTCCGCGAACATCTGCTGCTCTGTGCCGGCCGCCAGTTTGCCGAGGGCGACGTCCAGCACTGGTGGCACCCGCCGGCTGGGCGCGGCGTTCGCACCCGCTGTTCGGACGACTACCTGTGGCTGCCGCTGGCCGTCTGCCGCTATGTGCAGACCACCGCCGACACTGGCGTGCTCGATGAACGCAGCAATTTCCTCGAAGGCCGCCCGGTCAATCCCGAAGACGACTCCTACTACGACCTGCCGGTTCGCTCGGGCGAGGTGGCCAGCCTGTACGAACACTGCGTGCGTGCCATCCGCCATGGCCTGCGTTTCGGTGCGCACGGCCTGCCGCTGATCGGCTCCGGCGACTGGAACGACGGCATGAGCCGGGTCGGCATTCTGGGCAAGGGCGAAAGCGTCTGGCTCGCCTTCTTCCTCCATGACGTGCTCAGGCAGTTCAGCAGTGTGGCGACAATTCATGGCGATCCGGCCTTTGCCGAATTCTGTCAGGGCGAAGCCGCCCGACTGCACCAGAACATCGAGGAGCAGGGCTGGGATGGCGCCTGGTATCGTCGCGCCTATTTCGACGACGGCACGCCGCTCGGCTCCAGCACCAGTCCGGAATGCCGGATCGACTCGATCTCGCAGAGCTGGGCGGTGCTCTCCGGCGTAGCCAATGCGGCGCGCGGGCAGATGGCCATGCAGGCCGTAGACGAACACCTCGTACGTCGGCAGGCCAGGCTGATCCAGTTGCTCGACCCACCTTTCAACAAATCCCAGCTTGATCCCGGCTACATCCGCGGCTACGTCCCGGGCGTGCGCGAAAACGGCGGCCAATACACCCACGGTGCGATCTGGGCGGCGATGGCCTTTGCCAGCCTTGGCGACAGGGAACGGGCCTGGGAACTGACCGCGATGATCAATCCGGTCAACCACGCGCGCTCGGAAACTGCCGTCGCCACCTACAAGGCCGAGCCGTACGTGATGGCCGCCGACGTCTATGCGCTGGCTCCGCATACCGGTCGTGGCGGCTGGACCTGGTATTCCGGCTCGGCCGGCTGGATGTACCGGCTGCTCGTCGAATCGCTGCTTGGTCTGCGGCTGGATGGCACCAAATTGCACCTGTCGCCCTGTCTGCCGGCGGATTGGCCGGGATTCAAGATGCGCTACCGCTATCGGGCGACGATCTTTCACATTACCGTGCAGCAGATGCCGGCCGGTCCGGAATTAACCGGGAACACCTTTGTTGTCGACGGCGTTGAGCAAACCGAACGGGCGATTTCCCTGGTCGATGACCTGGCTGAACATCAGGTCGTGATCAGGCTTTAG